One genomic window of Rubrobacter aplysinae includes the following:
- a CDS encoding YIP1 family protein → MEFDTGSSREETGSSSQGASRGGNPGGGGYSLSDPVDSFVATVRALIVQPAEFFRGVALRDGLLNPIGFAVICALIGAFLGGLITIFAAVVGIGDQGIGGAVGGFVGGLIFTPILTPIGLFIWAGISHLFVMLFVRPDNAGYWSTFRVVSYVSATSLVSWVPILGGLVALVWGVILAILGIREVHSTTTGRAVLVVLVPAAVVLLLFALVAFSVLVGLLIGGR, encoded by the coding sequence ATGGAGTTCGATACCGGATCTAGCAGGGAAGAGACCGGAAGCTCGTCACAGGGAGCAAGCCGCGGCGGAAACCCGGGAGGCGGAGGGTACTCACTCTCGGATCCCGTAGACAGCTTCGTCGCCACGGTTCGGGCTCTGATAGTGCAACCGGCGGAATTTTTCAGAGGCGTAGCTCTGCGAGACGGGCTGCTCAACCCCATAGGCTTCGCGGTGATCTGCGCCCTTATCGGGGCGTTTTTGGGTGGGCTCATCACCATCTTCGCGGCCGTGGTGGGCATCGGGGATCAGGGTATTGGCGGGGCCGTCGGGGGCTTCGTGGGTGGTCTTATCTTCACCCCGATACTGACGCCCATCGGGCTCTTTATCTGGGCCGGTATCTCTCACCTGTTCGTCATGCTGTTCGTGCGCCCGGACAACGCGGGCTACTGGTCTACTTTCCGGGTGGTCTCCTACGTGTCCGCGACCTCACTCGTAAGCTGGGTACCCATCCTCGGTGGGCTGGTCGCCCTCGTGTGGGGCGTGATCCTGGCCATCCTCGGTATCCGGGAGGTTCACTCCACCACCACGGGCCGGGCCGTGCTGGTCGTGCTGGTACCCGCCGCCGTGGTTCTCCTGCTTTTCGCGCTCGTGGCGTTCTCCGTACTCGTCGGGCTCCTTATCGGCGGACGCTAG